In a genomic window of Besnoitia besnoiti strain Bb-Ger1 chromosome XI, whole genome shotgun sequence:
- a CDS encoding hypothetical protein (encoded by transcript BESB_021250): protein MESQPPANQALPEPLSGQLQLQLLQRHRELLVAQQLQQTGKQSKPTPQSPQQAAPQPCGEKDKKPVVTPTLPLTMPMALLQPPLQPLTPEQQLQRQQLLQHHLRQRQLQQLLQQASLRSQAASPQDPASRPPQPRAVESLQTEVERQRQQVIPPLQAPSRLVQLQQLQQRLLLQAAAQRQQPQPTMAPAGKAPPLRPPPAVVAAAAAAAAAAVRRGALQLLMMPRQAGILGADSQKVPTSGAPAPDAGAAGLHVSGGLGQKAENAVALNGSGSAAAGATPASEGVPPRVAVPAALGAVAALASSPLCHGVVLSGSVAANSGGSSRPPTDRQPAIGASARQDSDAQPSAAANGGCRAASTEDFANGTNRKASAGGAANAGPSKLKDSDADLSAGLADGGAKQTEPPVAAPGAASGREGNSAVTLGAGGDREDKKGDAPTPPRSSESSVKKHPGSRDTEEEEDGEASGSLEDDVFRYEEDVDAPDALKRRHTLDMPVGWGVRKPVAEATGNGGTFKKIVWVNEIVGGIRRQVYWLERTKEWCVQFFRPSGSDTRVVTKKFLEDGANKFRAVAAAYNLMPWDCSGSDYRRPQGRPLKRRVFTAADFEEGTAWCHYPASLSLHPYPSASGTPYVSAAAAPPSVRSRRRAEAPLLHPRDLDAEASQAGLLSSCSSACVSLQNSPCFAPHDDVSLGRVATRSASSANSGRLTSGLAPASCSSTPLMAAHDLPLRRGSRHNGVSSSAPVTRLMPPSLSPRLSPRLLDTVASVAAATFRPHAGLRKRKRAEDEAIQEEASDSGSAQGDRWYEQDGPADAASHAPRQESARISDVPGEALGDLFLGARYSEGEDDDETSLLRQLILDQADEDPPECIASWSKALLPWPPCASTFSSALIPCSESPRSPSPSSSLLASSLSPLSPRRCNDVKAFPMKSTENDGSCCEIPHTTPRDRAPDALHSTGKSGFGLTSPVDANASDSSRRHMALPPGPSSSLSRLFCHLCCAPERREALGKRAFAKVVEVIFPNAFDQCPLRPARASRHQKRACQTPDVEVNMDVCQRLAKREQTLENYVLISRVLRALAKKESDEFFRNLKHMFQAHAKDCAGDPADFSKNQTGIPWQRSGANNAAHSVPEPDEGSLSAEGAGQSSKDLSALADELQAKPEEVRTGEPRNVLDQAAVSTSESVISEKLGDVSSFLRGAASPALETSASKGRPACKRHAVADTSKNEGKVAPSEQTCEALQAANRLGSDDGGAAVGGQGAAGKGGAVAANETSGGCKENRANEGCRCVRGVRPRGNREPTVTEVLRVLGWILAIDEDQEGVR from the exons gcggcagctccagcagcttctgcagcaggctAGTCTCCGCAGCCAGGCCGCGTCGCCACAGGATccggcctcgcggcctccgcagccgcgcgctgtgGAAAGTCTTCAGACGGAGGTAGagcggcagaggcagcaAGTCATCCCGCCGCTTCAGGCCCCCTCGAGGCTGGTACAGCTTcagcagctccagcagcgaTTGCTGCTTCAGGCGGCGgctcagcggcagcagccgcaacCCACCATGGCTCCTGCGGGgaaggcgcctccgcttcggccgccgcctgccgtcgtcgctgcagcggctgcggcggctgccgcagctgtcaGGCGTGGGGCACTTCAGCTTTTGATGATGCCAAGACAGGCAGGCATCCTCGGCGCGGACAGCCAGAAGGTTCCAACCTCGGGGGCGCCGGCCcctgacgcaggcgccgcaggcttgCATGTCTCCGGGGGACTGGggcagaaggcagagaaTGCGGTCGCTTTGAACGGATCCGGatctgccgctgcaggcgctacCCCTGCTTCTGAGggcgtgccgccgcgcgtcgcggtgCCTGCTGCTCTGGGGGCCGTGGCAGCTCTCGCGTCGAGTCCGCTCTGCCACGGCGTTGTGCTGTCTGGGAGCGTGGCGGCGAACAGCGGAGggagctcgaggccgccgaccgACCGGCAGCCCGCGatcggcgcgagcgcgcggcaagattccgacgcgcagccgagcgCTGCCGCCAACGGGGGCTGCAGGGCCGCCAGCACTGAGGATTTCGCAAATGGGACAAAccggaaggcgagcgcaggaggcgcggcgaacgcggggCCCTCCAAGCTCaaagacagcgacgcagacctCAGCGCTGGCCTGGCTGACGGCGGTGCGAAGCAGACAGAACCGCCGGTCGCCGCTCCAGGAGCCGCGAGCGGACGCGAGGGAAACAGCGCTGTGACGctcggcgctggaggagacagagaagacaagaaaggcgacgcgccaaCGCCGCCTAGGAGCAGCGAATCCTCTGTGAAGAAGCATCCGGGGAGTCGAGacacagaagaggaggaagatggCGAGGCGTCGGGAAGTCTAGAGGACGACGTGTTTCGATATGAAGAGGACGTGGATGCACCCGACGCTCTCAAGCGACGGCACACGCTGGACATGCCCGTAGGATGGGGAGTGAGGAAACCGGTGGCTGAGGCCACTGGGAACGGCGGCACTTTCAAGAAAATCGTCTGGGTGAACGAAATTGTTG GCGGCATTCGGCGGCAGGTCTACTGGCTCGAGAGGACGAAGGAATGGTGTGTGCAGTTCTTTCGTCCCTCCGGATCTGACACGCGGGTGGTGACGAAGAAGTTCCTCGAAGACGGAGCAAACAAGTTTCgagcggtcgccgccgcctacAACCTGATGCCCTGGGACTGCTCCGGCAGCGACTACCGCCGACCGCAAGGGCGGCCCCTGAAGCGCCGCGTGTTCACCGCAGCCGACTTCGAAGAGGGCACGGCCTGGTGCCACTAtccggcctctctctctctccatccCTACCCGTCTGCGAGCGGGACTCCGTATGtgtcagctgctgccgcgcctccgtctgTCCGAtcccgccgccgagctgAGGCTCCTCTGCTGCATCCACGCGATCTAGACGCCGAGGCTTCACAAGCGGGACTTCTTTCCAGTTGCTCTTCGGCATGCGTGTCGCTGCAGAATTCTCCTTGTTTCGCGCCGCACGATGACGTGTCTCTGGGGCGGGTCGCCACGCggtcggcgtcttccgcaAATTCAGGGAGGCTCACAAGCGGCCTGGCCCCCGCGAGCTGCTCCAGCACGCCTCTAATGGCAGCTCACGATCTGCCGCTCCGGCGGGGTTCCCGTCACAACGGCGTTTCGTCCTCCGCACCCGTTACTCGTTTGAtgccgccctcgctctctccccgcctctctccgcggctaCTGGATACTGTCGCGTCGGTGGCAGCTGCCACCTTCCGGCCTCATGCAGGGCTCCGCAAGCGGAAACGCGCTGAGGACGAGGCTATCCAGGAGGAAGCCTCCGACAGCGGAAGTGCGCAAGGTGACCGCTGGTATGAGCAGGATGGACCAGCGGACGCTGCGAGCCATGCGCCGCGACAGGAAAGCGCCCGGATCTCCGACGTGCCTGGAGAGGCTCTTGGGGACTTGTTTCTCGGGGCGCGCTActcagagggcgaggacgatGACGAAACTTCGTTGCTGCGTCAACTGATTCTCGACCAGGCTGATGAAGATCCCCCCGAGTGCATCGCTTCATGGAGCAAGGCG CTGTTGCCTTGGCCACCCTGCGCGTCGACTTTCTCTAGCGCCCTGATTCCTTGCTCCGAGTCACCccgctctccgtcgccctcgtcgtccctCCTGGCCTcatcgctgtcgcctctgtccCCTCGGAGGTGCAACGACGTGAAGGCGTTCCCGATGAAAAGCACAGAAAACGACGGCAGCTGTTGCGAGATACCTCACACTAcgccccgcgaccgcgcgcccGATGCCTTGCACTCGACAGGGAAATCTGGCTTCGGCCTGACTTCTCCAGTCGATGCAAACGCATccgacagcagcaggcggcacaTGGCTTTGCCCCCGgggccttcctcgtctttaAGCCGACTTTTCTGTCACCTCTGTTGCGCGCCAGAACGGCGCGAAGCACTTGGCAAGCGCGCCTTCGCAAAAGTTGTCGAGGTCATCTTTCCAAATGCGTTCGACCAGTGTCCCCTTCGtcccgcgagagcgagcaggCACCAGAAACGCGCATGCCAGACGCCGGACGTCGAGGTGAACATGGATGTTTGCCAGAGGCTGGCGAAGCGTGAACAGACCCTGGAGAACTACGTCCTCATAAGTCGAGTTTTGCGGGCACTCGCCAAGAAGGAAAGCGACGAGTTCTTTCGAAATCTGAAGCATATGTTCCAAGCGCACGCGAAGGACTGTGCCGGGGATCCCGCCGACTTCTCGAAAAACCAAACAGGCATTCCCTGGCAGAGGAGCGGAGCGAACAATGCGGCGCACTCCGTGCCTGAGCCCGACGAAGGGTCACTGTCCGCTGAGGGCGCCGGCCAGAGTTCGAAGGACCTGTCTGCCCTCGCAGAtgagctgcaggcgaagccCGAGGAAGTCAGGACGGGAGAGCCGAGAAACGTCCTCGACCAAGCTGCAGTCTCCACGAGTGAGAGTGTGATATCTGAAAAGCTGGGCGATGTGTCTAGTTTTCTCAGGGGCGCGGCATCCCCTGCCCTCGAAACCTCCGCATCGAAGGGGCGTCCGGCGTGCAAACGccacgcggtcgcggacACAAGTAAGAACGAGGGAAAAGTGGCGCCGAGCGAGCAGACCTGCGaggctctgcaggcggcgaatcGCCTGGGGAGTGACGACGGAGGAGCCGCGGTCGGCGGGCAGGGTGCTGCGGGGAAGGGCGGCGCAGTGGCCGCGAACGAAACGAGTGGAGGATGCAAGGAGAACAGAGCGAACGAGGGATGCCGGTGCGTCAGAGGCGTCCGCCCACGCGGAAACCGAGAGCCTACAGTGACAGAGGTGCTCCGCGTTCTGGGCTGGATCCTGGCGATTGATGAAGATCAAGAAGGAGTACGGTAG
- a CDS encoding radical SAM domain-containing protein (encoded by transcript BESB_021260) gives MENEAFSWLIPTHRSLREIRAHSRRPIEDEGLLKAETRASLRRSVATCDSGNEDIPRSYAPKEQTIFRSIYFGGGTPSLIPPPLLERVLNVLDKEARQLSPAGAGSFRPPIHKPQIAGGDGVEDTVCQLDAEIQHDSNSSGIGARRLVEELSIEIEPSTIVSEKQLETLVQLGFTRFSVGVQTFDDTILKRLGRANTRAANIRVLRSLQKLVHEYKGRGQRLSISTDVLLSFQGHEQLLEDLRLCTDLGASHISLYGMQIERKSVFGRTLPRDLPTEDEAADLLIEAHQWLLRHGFEHYEVSSFARIDEDIHRARRRTDVFGSVVRGGGGEQGHRCLHNEAYWRLEPFFGFGMGASSLVNLHRWTRPDRLGPYLRWVRGPLAREGFFAATATPPALHKCPPRYQGRHLLRELGVGCFAIGIGNRDIFHQASFQRDSNHSLETRSAAQAGVRTPQAVKTLDTFSASKTAEAPAPLDKGNDSSILPAEDQAPLPSEPCPRGTSCPAERCSGEEAVLQRTHHQLAVEAIVSALRTDDGVDLCALADLDRMLLSRKTEDKCGLSTSDGIDVPESAEGPLLQGVAKGVRNALRAGTAEILVSGQLPVGSALERLLTKWKEDQKSPSGGAETTCGEAVVTNGAGRASCARILRDLDSESGAPASASLAVHEKSSQSSNDGEPVDRLCCEGLSCDAGSVKDSDTVLRVALTSRLVDSECPRSGETTSDLAVGDATENRRLRQPTHELSARLRLRAPRGFLVSNDILSDILCAIDECEKRTRQY, from the exons ATGGAGAACGAGGCATTCTCTTGGCTTATTCCGACGCATCGCAGCCTACGGGAAATTCGTGCGCACTCAAGACGTCCGATCGAGGACGAAGGACTGCTTAAGGCAGAAACACGTGCTTCTTTGCGGAGGTCCGTCGCGACATGCGACTCAGGAAATGAAGACATACCACGGTCTTATGCTCCGAAGGAACAAACCATCTTTCGAAGCATTTATTTTGGAGGCGGAACACCGTCGCTCATACCACCTCCTCTCCTGGAACGGGTTTTGAATGTCCTGGACAAAGAAGCTCGTCAGCTGTCCCCGGCGGGTGCGGGGAGCTTTCGGCCTCCAATACATAAACCACAAATCGCTGGCGGCGATGGCGTTGAAGACACGGTGTGTCAACTGGACGCAGAAATTCAGCATGATAGCAATTCATCGGGCATTGGCGCCCGCAGGTTAGTCGAAGAGCTCAGCATTGAAATTGAACCAA GTACCATCGTCTCCGAGAAACAACTGGAAACACTGGTGCAGCTCGGATTCACGCGATTTAGCGTCGGTGTGCAAACGTTCGACGACACTATTCTGAAACGTTTGGGGAGAGCGAATACTCGCGCTGCGAATATCCGAGTGCTGCGTTCCCTGCAAAAACTTGTTCACGAATACAAAGGACGGGGACAGAGACTTTCTATATCGACCGACGTGCTGCTGTCGTTTCAAGGGCACGAGCAGCTTCTTGAAGACCTGCGACTGTGTACGGACCTTGGCGCCTCCCACATATCGCTTTACGGAATGCAG ATAGAACGCAAATCCGTGTTCGGGCGAACGCTGCCACGAGACCTGCCGACTGAGGATGAAGCTGCTGATCTCCTCATTGAAGCGCACCA GTGGCTCCTTCGTCACGGGTTCGAACACTACGAAGTCTCTTCTTTTGCCCGGATCGATGAAGACATCcatcgcgctcgccggcgcacgGACGTGTTCGGGAGTGTGGtgcgggggggcggcggagaacaGGGCCATCGCTGCTTGCATAACGAGGCCTACTGGCGACTGGAACCTTTCTTCGGCTTCGGCATGGGCGCCTCTTCACTCGTAAACCTCCACAGGTGGACGAGACCGGACAG GCTAGGGCCTTACCTGAGATGGGTGCGAGGCCCTCTAGCGCGCGAGGGGTTTTTCGCCGCAACCGCTACTCCACCAGCCCTGCACAAATGCCCGCCGCGTTATCAAGGCAGACACCTGTTACGCGAGCTTGGAGTGGGCTGTTTCGCTATCGGGATCGGGAATCGCGATATCTTCCATCAGGCAAGCTTCCAGCGGGATTCAAATCACTCTCTTGAAACACGCTCAGCTGCACAAGCCGGTGTTCGCACTCCACAAGCCGTGAAAACACTCGACACCTTTTCGGCCTCAAagaccgcagaggcgcctgccccTCTGGACAAGGGGAACGACTCCAGTATTCTGCCAGCGGAAGACcaagcgccgctgccgtctgAACCATGCCCTCGTGGGACGTCGTGTCCGGCGGAGCGCTGCAGCGGTGAAGAGGCTGTCCTGCAGCGGACACACCACCAACTGGCGGTGGAGGCCATCGTGTCTGCGCTGCGCAccgacgacggcgtcgaCCTCTGTGCTCTGGCTGACTTGGATCGGATGCTATTGAGCCGCAAAACTGAAGATAAGTGCGGCTTATCTACGAGCGACGGGATTGACGTGCCGGAGTCTGCAGAGGGGCCCCTGCTCCAAGGGGTCGCCAAAGGCGTCCGGAACGCCCTGCGTGCGGGTACGGCGGAGATTCTTGTGTCCGGACAACTCCCGGTGGGGTCCGCGCTTGAACGCCTGCTGACGAAATGGAAGGAAGACCAGAAATCACCgtctggaggcgcagaaacgACTTGCGGGGAGGCAGTGGTAACGAACGGCGCTGGGCGTGCGAGCTGCGCCCGCATCTTGCGTGACCTTGATTCGGAATCCGGAGCACCAGCAAGCGCCAGCCTGGCCGTTCACGAGAAATCGTCGCAGTCCTCAAACGACGGTGAGCCTGTAGACCGACTCTGCTGTGAAGGGCTATCGTGCGACGCTGGCAGCGTGAAAGACAGTGACACTGTCTTGCGGGTGGCGCTGACATCAAGATTGGTGGACTCGGAATGCCCCCGGAGCGGTGAAACTACATCGGATCTAGCTGTAGGGGACGCGACGGAGAACAGAAGGTTGCGGCAGCCCACCCACGAGCTTTCGGCTCGGCTACGACTCCGGGCCCCCAGAGGGTTTCTGGTCAGCAACGATATTCTCAGCGACATTCTCTGTGCAATCGACGAGTGCGAGAAACGAACCCGGCAGTACTGA
- a CDS encoding putative nucleosome assembly protein (NAP) (encoded by transcript BESB_021270) — MKRQQIDRAEATSGQKQRRLEEKPEEKGAAGCCSSEDAAALLQPHMADLDGIQAELQKLEEECAKQQMLVQKEFDEKKKPVLVKRQEIIDKIPGFWCRCLRNHPQLAYLVEEDIPVLEHLKRIDLDDNIDEHGSYKIKFTFDEGAKAFMEPLVLEKHVQFRNDPCCEEVVSVTEITWKDGKSPVAAAEARRAENGDEDVDVVSFFEWFTKESSDVASGVEVGEIIRREIWHAPVPYFLDEVADIDDEDDDDELSDDDEDDEDGSDNANEEDGGEDDEE, encoded by the exons ATGAAGCGCCAACAGATCGACAGAGCAGAGGCCACATCCGGCCaaaagcagcggcggctggagGAGAAACCAGAAGAGAAGGGCGCCGCAGGATGCTGCTCGTCTGAGGACGCTGCCGCCcttctgcagccgcacaTGGCGGATCTCGATGGCATCCAGgcagagctgcagaagctTGAAGAGGAGTGCGCGAAGCAGCAAATGCTTGTGCAGAAGGAGTtcgacgagaagaagaagccagTGCTGGTTAAGCGCCAAGAAATCATCGACAAAATTCCCGGCTTCTGGTGCCGGTGCCTCCGCAACCATCCGCAGTTGGCATACCTTGTCGAAGAGGACATCCCGGTCCTGGAACATTTGAAGCGGATCGACTTGGATGACAACATTGACGAGCATGGCTCGTACAAGATTAAGTTC ACGTTCGACGAGGGCGCCAAGGCCTTTATGGAGCCTCTGGTTCTGGAGAAGCATGTGCAGTTCCGCAACGATCCCTGCTGTGAAGAAGTCGTGAGCGTCACAGAGATCACATGGAAAGACGGCAAGTCTCCagtggcggccgcagaggccagaCGTGCAGAGAACGGGGACGAAGACGTGGAcgtcgtctctttcttcgaATGGTTCACGAAGGAATCGAGCGACGTTGCATCTGGAGTTGAAGTGGGTGAAATTATCCGCCGCGAAATCTGGCACGCGCCCGTGCCCTACTTCCTCGATGAGGTCGCCGATATCGATGATGAAGATGACGATGATGAACTGAGCGATGACGACGAGGATGACGAAGATGGTAGCGACAACGCGaacgaggaagacggaggtgaagacgacgaagagtAG
- a CDS encoding Erv1 / Alr family protein (encoded by transcript BESB_021280): MIDARLISLSEYKRGDPDGSRASVFVCANSHDILVTRSSSGFSVAVAARRPLLTVSVRTVSAYEELHVSASSPSGGAVSVDFSRGLKLIQSSRPATMSSTPEAQAATVERSQPDSSNAGDASSTGAGGVLFPQSLEQKLSQCVDAACRDRVHKEADFNKDDEEEPPDRMSIGRAAWSLLHSSAATWEADPSIQAQQRRKEWMGAFFALFPCSQCRSHFLPYFQTHPPAVSGGRTSLSLWTCEAHNYVNEALQRPTFRCDATQLIRQWSATRWKDDEDDAE; this comes from the exons ATGATAGATGCAAGATTGATTTCCTTGAGTGAATACAAGCGTGGCGATCCTGACGGCAGCCGTGCCTCGGTGTTTGTGTGCGCAAATTCGCATGATATTCTCGTTActcgctcctcctcggggTTCAGTGTTGCGGTTgcagctcggcggccgctgttGACCGTCTCG GTGCGCACCGTGTCCGCATATGAGGAACTGCAtgtgtctgcgtcttcgccgtcagGTGGAGCTGTGTCTGTGGATTTTTCTCGCGGGCTGAAGCTCATCCAGAGCTCCCGCCCTGCCACAATGTCGTCAACcccggaggcgcaggcagcgacaGTGGAGCGGAGCCAGCCAGATTCATCAAATGCCGGAGATGCTTCTTCAACTGGGGCTGGTGGGGTGCTTTTTCCTCAAAGCCTTGAACAGAAGCTCAGCCAATGCGTAGATGCGGCGTGCCGCGACCGCGTTCACAAGGAAGCTGACTTCAAcaaggacgacgaggaggaaccTCCGGATCGCATGTCGATTGGGCGTGCTGCGTGGAGTCTTCTTCATTCCTCTGCAGCCACCTGGGAAGCCGATCCG TCCATACAAGCACAGCAACGGAGAAAAGAGTGGATGGGGGCCTTCTTTGCCCTTTTTCCATGTAGCCAGTGCCGCTCCCATTTTCTGCCGTACTTCCAA ACGCATCCGCCCGCAGTCTCTGGCGGACGAACCTCGCTCTCATTGTGGACATGCGAGGCTCATAATTACGTTAATGAAGCCTTACAGAGACCGACGTTTCGCTGCGATGCCACCCAGCTCATCCGCCAGTGGAGCGCGACTCGGTGGAAAGACGAtgaggacgacgcggaatAG
- a CDS encoding putative 50S ribosomal protein L21 (encoded by transcript BESB_021290), with protein sequence MKRAQALITFYLSSSRNCCCLFAIGPASKIENTSAVLKVEESEDPAGSRDEGSSVLLAFFFRSISRNAEMSSGQEVSRAGGPATYKTCQRHMSGGQLMSSLAACNGIPLVAGLLFFPCFVVRGHLASPPPLRQGASRRRSASSSSSSVAPQPQRALFQFAATSLLSTGGASWFPSSSCLTASRLPSAYPSVASCSDPPPAALPPLETFPLFPPPHEARSKGRLPNDGEGQRYVDRGRTGRGRTGHERPETRWSTEGHPSARQNADATAEFRAGEAVWQSPAFQLEGFKGIFPVVSPAHQKLLGLADQKDRSGSFFVAHIGGTQMIMERGRFYDVNRIHQKVGGRIHLHRIICYQAPDGEFWLGRPYLENVRATATIEKHFRGPKMHMAKARPKKWRKYFSHRQDLTRIRVTEVDLLRNPEEYESATLPPNFTTDDPIYAALTASKLFRKPSTVLPRMKRTFMRLASREEFPLVGDDPLMNFDPLVNRLLMDRLLAGHSDLFPLLRPETDMKRDWH encoded by the exons ATGAAAAGAGCGCAAGCTTTGATCACGTTTTACTTGTCGTCTTCAAGAAACTGTTGTTGTCTGTTCGCCATTGGCCCCGCGTCCAAAATTGAGAACACGTCCGCGGTGTTGAAGGTTGAGGAAAGTGAGGATCCAGCGGGGAG CCGTGACGAGGGGAGCAGCGTTCTACTCGCTTTTTTCTTCCGCAGCATTTCCCGAAATGCCGAGATGAGCAGTGGGCAAGAAGTTTCTCGAGCAGGGGGACCAGCAACCTACAAGACGTGCCAACGTCATATGTCCGGCGGCCAGCTGATgtcttctctcgccgcctgcaaTGGAATACCACTCGTCGCCGGCTTGCTTTTTTTCCCTTGTTTTGTCGTACGCGGTCACCTTGCCTcaccgcctccgctgcgtcagG gggcttcgcggcgccgttccGCAtcatcgtcgtcttcgtctgtggcgccccagccgcagcgcgcgttGTTTCAATTTGCCGCAACTTCCCTTCTTTCCACTGGGGGTGCGTCTtggtttccttcttcttcttgtttGACGGCGTCCCGTTTACCATCGGCGTATCCGTCGGTGGCTTCTTGCTCCGATCCGCCTCCGGCcgccctgccgcctctcgAGACGTTCCCTCTATTCCCTCCGCCTCACGAAGCGCGTTCGAAGGGACGTCTGCCAAATGACGGGGAAGGTCAAAGATATGTTGATCGCGGACGTACAGGGCGCGGACGTACAGGGCACGAACGCCCAGAGACACGCTGGAGCACGGAAGGGCACCCCAGCGCGCGACAGAACGCCGACGCCACCGCCGAATTCAGGGCGGGAGAGGCAGTGTGGCAGTCCCCCGCGTTTCAGCTAGAAGGATTCAAGGGGATATTTCCTGTGGTCTCGCCCGCGCACCAGAAACTGCTAGGCTTGGCAGACCAGAAAGACCGCAGTGGGTCTTTCTTTGTCGCTCATATAGGAGGCACACAAATGATCATGGAAAGGGGGAGATTCTACGACGTGAACCGCATCCACCAGAAAGTCGGCGGACGTATTCATCTGCACAGAATTATTTGCTATCAAGCTCCGGATGGAGAATTCTGGCTTGGACGGCCATACCTCGAAAACGTTCGG GCTACTGCGACAATCGAGAAGCACTTTCGAGGGCCAAAGATGCATATGGCAAAGGCCCGGCCGAAAAAGTGGCGGAAGTATTTCTCACATCGACAAGATTTAACACGGATTCGAGTTACGGAAGTGGACTTGCTACGAAATCCTGAAGAATACGAATCAGCCACCTTGCCTCCCAACTTCACTACAGATGACCCTATCTATGCAGCCCTTACG GCCAGCAAATTGTTCCGGAAGCCCAGCACCGTCCTGCCTCGTATGAAACGAACGTTTATGCGGTTGGCATCGCGTGAAGAGTTCCCACTCGTGGGAGATGACCCGTTGATGAACTTCGACCCACTCGTGAACCGTCTTCTCATGGAtcgccttctcgctggcCACTCCGACCTGTTTCCCCTCTTACGCCCAGAGACAGACATGAAGCGTGACTGGCATTGA